A region from the Trueperaceae bacterium genome encodes:
- a CDS encoding NAD(P)-dependent oxidoreductase produces the protein MSDTRDRLGFIGTGNMGFPMAARLLKAGFDVAVYNRTRSKAEPLTEYGATVVDRVAELADRDIVFTMVADPATLLTVTTGPDGVLSVPGKAPRILIDSSTVDTETSAKVRAKASTVGTELLAAPVSGNGKVVKAGRLSVAVSGDRSAFERALPYLEALGEGVTYVGTGELARTVKIAHNVLLGVVTQALAEITVLAEKGGIERRAFLDFINNSVMGSVFTKYKTPALVNLDFKPTFTPPLLRKDLDLGLAAGRELNVPMPVTAATREAVQALIGRGHTADDFATLLLLTAEGAGLQLAPDPAPVDDGLRQVKPA, from the coding sequence ATGAGTGACACCAGAGACCGGTTGGGCTTCATAGGCACGGGCAACATGGGCTTCCCCATGGCAGCGCGGCTCCTGAAGGCCGGGTTCGACGTGGCCGTCTACAACCGCACGCGGTCGAAGGCCGAGCCCCTCACGGAGTACGGGGCGACCGTCGTCGACCGCGTGGCGGAGCTGGCGGACCGGGACATCGTGTTCACGATGGTCGCGGACCCCGCGACCTTGTTGACCGTGACGACCGGACCCGACGGGGTCCTCTCCGTCCCCGGCAAGGCTCCGAGGATCCTGATCGATTCGTCAACGGTAGACACGGAGACCTCGGCCAAGGTCAGGGCGAAGGCCTCCACGGTCGGCACCGAGCTCCTGGCGGCCCCCGTGAGCGGCAACGGCAAGGTCGTGAAGGCGGGGCGGCTGAGCGTCGCCGTCTCCGGCGACCGGTCCGCGTTCGAGCGGGCGCTGCCATACCTCGAGGCGCTGGGCGAGGGCGTCACTTACGTCGGCACGGGGGAGCTGGCCCGCACCGTAAAGATCGCGCACAACGTCCTGCTCGGGGTCGTGACCCAGGCGCTGGCCGAGATCACCGTGCTGGCCGAGAAGGGCGGCATCGAGCGCCGCGCCTTCCTGGACTTCATCAACAACAGCGTGATGGGCTCCGTGTTCACGAAGTACAAGACCCCCGCGCTGGTCAACCTGGACTTCAAGCCGACCTTCACCCCGCCGCTGCTCCGGAAAGACCTGGACCTCGGTCTCGCGGCCGGCAGGGAGCTGAACGTGCCGATGCCGGTGACGGCCGCGACGCGCGAGGCCGTGCAGGCCCTCATCGGGCGCGGGCACACCGCCGACGACTTCGCCACCCTCCTGCTGCTGACGGCCGAGGGCGCCGGCCTCCAGCTCGCGCCGGACCCGGCTCCGGTCGACGACGGCCTAAGGCAGGTCAAGCCAGCTTAG
- a CDS encoding peptide ABC transporter substrate-binding protein yields MKTNGGRYLVVTRLLVGMMVAGLFLAAASAQDGRAEGKSGGTLIIGQLQEPASMVLAESSTPVSAQYYTAFLVNEPLLKVDHDFNLVPGLLAEVPTLENGGISPDFRVYTLQLRPGLLWDDGTPITANDIAFTWRWVNDTTNAAYTTHGWEKVESVAVSEDGLTAVVTLKDAFAFWLDEAVIGMGIAPQRALEAAGSKDAFNQQVVGNGPFRMLEWRVGDVLIFERNPHYYRGPAKLDRIVVRIIPDSNALSAALRAGDVQVAIGLGTSDAAQLQSAAGVDVIKTTWPQLERVFFSQTVPGEPNTPHPILTDKAVRKALVISVDMDEILDSIYFGINPRAVNELSGTGYFNQDLQPYPYDPEEAKRTLEEAGWVDTDGDGVREKDGVRLSLTYSTAAGNRPRESTQAIVQQAWAEIGAEVSIQNYPAPSFFGGWQGVAWGRRYDLAQFSNGIFALQPNLSDWWHSDSIPTPEKPFGNGHSGWSNPRVDELLDEHRHGVSEARAREILDEVQQIIYDEYAMFPLFSAATIFGVRTSVHNVHPTSFGVHAGLFWDVYDWWID; encoded by the coding sequence ATGAAGACCAACGGTGGACGGTATCTGGTAGTGACCCGGTTGCTGGTCGGGATGATGGTGGCGGGGCTGTTCCTCGCGGCTGCGAGCGCGCAGGACGGCCGCGCCGAGGGCAAGTCCGGGGGAACCCTGATCATCGGTCAGCTGCAGGAACCCGCGAGCATGGTGCTCGCCGAGTCGAGCACGCCCGTGTCGGCGCAGTACTACACGGCCTTCCTGGTGAACGAACCGCTGCTGAAGGTCGACCACGACTTCAACCTCGTCCCCGGCCTACTGGCCGAGGTACCGACGCTCGAGAACGGCGGCATCAGCCCCGACTTCCGCGTGTACACGCTGCAGCTGCGCCCCGGCCTGCTGTGGGACGACGGCACGCCGATCACCGCCAACGACATCGCCTTCACGTGGCGGTGGGTGAACGACACCACCAACGCCGCCTACACCACCCACGGCTGGGAGAAGGTCGAATCTGTGGCCGTGAGCGAGGACGGGCTGACGGCGGTCGTCACGCTCAAGGACGCTTTCGCTTTCTGGCTCGACGAGGCCGTGATCGGCATGGGCATCGCCCCACAGAGGGCGCTCGAGGCCGCGGGCAGCAAGGACGCCTTCAACCAGCAGGTGGTCGGCAACGGTCCGTTCAGGATGCTCGAGTGGCGCGTCGGTGACGTGCTCATCTTCGAACGCAACCCCCACTACTACCGCGGACCGGCCAAGCTCGACCGGATCGTGGTGAGGATCATCCCCGACTCCAACGCCCTCAGCGCCGCCCTCAGGGCAGGCGACGTGCAAGTGGCCATCGGCCTCGGCACCTCGGACGCCGCCCAACTGCAGTCCGCCGCCGGCGTCGACGTCATCAAGACGACCTGGCCGCAACTCGAGCGCGTTTTCTTCAGCCAGACGGTGCCCGGGGAGCCCAACACACCGCACCCGATCCTCACCGACAAGGCCGTGCGCAAGGCGCTCGTCATCTCGGTCGACATGGACGAGATCCTCGACAGCATCTACTTCGGCATCAACCCGCGCGCCGTCAACGAGCTCTCGGGCACGGGCTACTTCAACCAGGACCTCCAGCCTTACCCCTACGACCCTGAAGAGGCGAAGCGGACGCTCGAGGAGGCCGGTTGGGTCGATACCGACGGCGACGGCGTGCGCGAGAAGGACGGCGTGCGGCTCAGCCTCACGTACTCCACGGCGGCCGGCAACCGGCCGCGCGAGTCCACCCAGGCCATCGTGCAGCAGGCGTGGGCCGAGATCGGCGCGGAGGTCAGCATCCAGAACTACCCGGCCCCCAGCTTCTTCGGCGGGTGGCAGGGCGTCGCGTGGGGTAGGCGTTACGACCTGGCCCAGTTCAGCAACGGCATCTTCGCGCTGCAGCCGAACCTGTCCGACTGGTGGCACTCCGACTCCATCCCCACACCTGAGAAGCCCTTCGGCAACGGCCACTCTGGGTGGTCGAACCCGCGGGTGGACGAGCTGCTCGACGAGCACCGTCACGGCGTCTCCGAAGCGCGGGCGCGCGAGATCCTCGACGAGGTGCAGCAGATCATCTACGACGAGTACGCGATGTTCCCGCTCTTCAGCGCCGCGACGATCTTCGGGGTGAGGACCAGCGTACACAACGTGCACCCGACGTCCTTCGGCGTGCACGCCGGCCTGTTCTGGGACGTCTACGACTGGTGGATCGACTGA
- a CDS encoding amidohydrolase family protein: MERDELVAVALGERPAGLVIRGGRLVNVYSGEIYAADVAVMGERIAAVGDVDRCVGPDTAVVDASGRYLVPGFIETHFHVGATSLGSTELAKLLVPYGTAAIVTDFTEATKLKGAKAARFFLDEANRTPLKVYFSPFYTAMLGTAERPGVSPEEFEEMLAWPECLELREWNVQSQRHASPLVRAAGESALRRGKLLAGHMRAQLGAVLQASVSAGTRSDHEAYTLEEAVERIRAGVAVQIRFGSAHWTETWDLLRVVTERRLDPSLVMFSTDEQEVVDIRDLGFMDHRVRLAIEAGVAPVEAVRMASLNPARYLGVTGDLGGVAPGRLAFVSLVDDLRSFEVTAVVHGEQVVARDRRYLGELERPEYPADYYGTVKLRAPLTAEDFRVPVAAGRTTATVRTIGFDQAASGTREVFVDVPVVSGGAAADPANDVVKLASFERLARSGKRGVGFVRGLGMRRGALGFTYHPGSCDLAIIGSDDADMALVGNRIAELGGGLVVAIDGEVVAEVPMGLLGIVSDRPVDEVEAGMRRAKEIIAGDLGIDFPGNVYRLAVLFIPGVAPELRMAIDGLLRIAYAGDRLDVNVVPVVVDAPDAGASATAAEKGR; encoded by the coding sequence ATGGAGCGCGACGAACTCGTCGCAGTGGCTCTGGGTGAGCGGCCAGCCGGCTTGGTCATCCGCGGCGGCAGGCTGGTGAACGTCTACTCGGGCGAGATCTACGCGGCGGACGTCGCGGTCATGGGGGAGAGGATAGCGGCCGTCGGGGACGTCGACCGGTGTGTTGGCCCCGACACCGCGGTCGTCGACGCGAGCGGTAGGTACCTCGTCCCCGGGTTCATCGAGACGCACTTCCACGTCGGTGCCACGTCGCTCGGTTCCACCGAGCTGGCCAAGCTGCTCGTACCGTACGGAACGGCGGCGATAGTCACCGACTTCACCGAGGCCACGAAGCTGAAGGGCGCCAAGGCCGCGCGCTTCTTCCTCGACGAGGCGAACCGGACGCCCCTCAAGGTCTATTTCTCGCCTTTCTACACGGCCATGCTCGGCACCGCCGAGCGCCCCGGCGTGTCGCCGGAAGAGTTCGAGGAGATGCTCGCCTGGCCCGAGTGCCTCGAGTTACGCGAGTGGAACGTGCAGTCGCAGCGCCACGCCTCCCCGCTCGTGCGCGCTGCGGGCGAGAGCGCGCTGCGGCGCGGCAAGCTGCTGGCCGGCCATATGCGCGCGCAGCTGGGGGCCGTCCTGCAGGCGTCCGTCTCGGCGGGCACCCGGTCCGACCACGAGGCGTACACGCTGGAGGAGGCGGTCGAACGCATCCGCGCGGGCGTCGCCGTGCAGATCCGCTTCGGTTCGGCGCACTGGACCGAGACGTGGGACCTCCTGCGCGTGGTGACTGAGCGGCGGCTCGACCCGAGCCTCGTGATGTTCAGCACGGACGAGCAGGAGGTGGTCGACATCCGCGACCTCGGCTTCATGGACCATCGCGTAAGGCTGGCCATCGAGGCGGGCGTCGCGCCCGTCGAGGCCGTTCGGATGGCCTCGCTGAACCCGGCGCGCTACCTCGGGGTGACGGGCGACCTCGGCGGCGTCGCCCCCGGCCGCCTCGCCTTCGTCTCGCTCGTCGACGACCTCAGGTCGTTCGAGGTCACCGCGGTTGTCCACGGCGAGCAGGTCGTCGCGCGCGACCGGCGCTACCTCGGTGAGCTCGAGCGGCCCGAGTACCCCGCCGACTACTACGGCACGGTCAAGCTCCGCGCCCCCCTGACGGCCGAGGACTTCCGCGTCCCCGTGGCGGCGGGCAGGACGACCGCGACGGTGCGGACGATCGGCTTCGATCAGGCGGCCAGCGGCACCCGCGAGGTCTTCGTGGACGTGCCCGTGGTGTCGGGCGGCGCGGCGGCCGATCCGGCGAACGACGTGGTGAAGCTCGCCTCGTTCGAGCGGCTGGCGCGAAGCGGGAAGCGCGGTGTCGGCTTCGTGCGCGGGCTGGGCATGCGGCGCGGCGCGCTCGGCTTCACCTACCATCCCGGCTCGTGCGACCTGGCGATCATCGGCTCCGACGACGCCGACATGGCCCTGGTCGGCAACCGGATAGCCGAGCTCGGCGGCGGGCTCGTGGTCGCGATCGACGGCGAGGTCGTCGCCGAGGTCCCGATGGGGCTCCTCGGCATCGTGTCTGACCGCCCCGTGGACGAGGTCGAGGCCGGCATGCGTCGCGCCAAGGAGATCATCGCCGGGGACCTAGGTATCGACTTCCCCGGCAACGTCTACCGCCTGGCGGTCCTGTTCATCCCGGGCGTCGCGCCCGAGCTGCGCATGGCGATCGACGGGCTGCTACGCATCGCGTACGCCGGGGACCGGCTCGACGTGAACGTCGTCCCGGTCGTGGTCGACGCGCCGGACGCCGGCGCCTCCGCGACCGCGGCCGAGAAGGGGAGATAG
- a CDS encoding amidohydrolase family protein, producing the protein MERDELVAVALGEKPAGLVIRGGRLVNVYSGEIYSADVAVLGDRIAAVGDVDRCVGEGTRVVEAGGRYLVPGFIEGHIHVGATSLAVTEMARLLVPYGTAAIVTDFNEATKVQGPQVARYYLDEAKRTPMTVYYSPFHTSLIPTDGREGVTLEQLDEMMSWPEAKELREWNVQQHRSPNEKVRRAGEMARAHGLRLAGHLRLFMDGLLHASVASGAVSDHETYTVEEAVERIRAGVALQMRFGSAHWHEIHDILRVVTERRLDSSLIMFSTDEQEIVDVRDHGFLDHRVRMAIEAGVAPMDAVRMASLNPARYLGVTGDLGGIAPGRKAFVNLVDDMRSFTVTEVVYGEEVVAKDQRYVAALERPEYPREFYGTVRLKRPLTAEDFAIAAPSAAAATAKVRVIGFHPEAMGTKEVHLDLPVVDGKVQVDLGRQVVKLASVERIGGIGKHGVGFVQGLPLRRGALGFTYHPGPSELALIGTNGEDMALVGNKIAELGGGLVVAVDGEVLAAVPMPLHGVVSDASAEEVEAGMRHAKRVIADVLGIDFISNYYRLTGFFIPGVSPELRMSVKGLLKVAYAGDQLKVEPIPVVIDGAGPSA; encoded by the coding sequence GTGGAACGAGACGAACTGGTCGCGGTGGCGCTGGGCGAGAAGCCCGCCGGGCTCGTGATCCGTGGTGGGCGCCTTGTGAACGTCTACTCGGGTGAGATCTACTCCGCCGACGTCGCCGTTCTCGGCGATCGCATCGCGGCCGTTGGCGACGTCGACCGCTGCGTTGGCGAGGGCACGAGGGTCGTCGAGGCCGGCGGCCGTTACCTCGTCCCGGGCTTCATCGAGGGGCACATCCATGTGGGGGCCACGTCCCTGGCGGTCACGGAGATGGCGAGGCTACTGGTGCCTTACGGCACCGCCGCCATCGTCACGGACTTCAACGAGGCCACCAAGGTCCAAGGGCCGCAGGTGGCGCGCTACTACCTCGACGAGGCCAAGCGCACGCCGATGACGGTCTACTACTCGCCCTTCCACACGAGCTTGATCCCCACGGACGGCCGCGAGGGCGTGACGCTCGAGCAGCTGGACGAGATGATGAGTTGGCCGGAGGCCAAGGAGCTGCGCGAGTGGAACGTGCAGCAACACCGTAGTCCGAACGAGAAGGTGCGGCGGGCCGGCGAGATGGCCAGGGCGCACGGACTGCGGCTGGCCGGGCACCTGCGGCTCTTCATGGACGGGCTGCTGCACGCCTCGGTCGCTTCCGGGGCCGTGTCCGACCACGAGACCTACACCGTCGAGGAGGCGGTGGAGAGGATCAGGGCCGGCGTGGCGCTCCAGATGCGCTTCGGCTCCGCTCACTGGCACGAGATCCACGACATCCTGCGGGTGGTCACCGAGCGCCGGTTGGACTCCAGCCTGATCATGTTCAGCACGGACGAGCAGGAGATCGTCGACGTGCGAGACCACGGTTTCCTCGACCACCGCGTCCGCATGGCCATCGAGGCTGGCGTGGCTCCCATGGACGCCGTGCGCATGGCGTCGCTCAACCCGGCGCGCTACCTGGGCGTCACCGGCGACCTGGGCGGCATCGCGCCCGGTCGCAAGGCGTTCGTCAACCTCGTCGACGACATGCGCTCCTTCACCGTCACGGAGGTCGTCTACGGCGAGGAGGTCGTCGCCAAGGACCAGCGGTACGTGGCCGCGCTCGAGCGGCCCGAGTACCCGCGCGAGTTCTACGGCACGGTGAGGCTGAAGCGGCCGCTCACGGCGGAGGACTTCGCCATCGCCGCGCCGAGCGCCGCGGCCGCCACCGCCAAGGTACGCGTCATCGGTTTCCACCCGGAGGCCATGGGCACGAAGGAGGTCCACCTCGATCTGCCCGTGGTCGACGGCAAGGTGCAGGTGGACCTGGGCAGGCAGGTCGTGAAGCTCGCGTCCGTCGAGCGCATCGGGGGTATCGGCAAGCACGGCGTCGGCTTCGTGCAGGGCCTGCCCCTGCGGCGTGGCGCGTTGGGCTTCACCTACCACCCCGGGCCGTCCGAGCTCGCGCTCATCGGCACCAACGGGGAGGACATGGCGCTCGTCGGCAACAAGATCGCCGAGCTGGGCGGGGGCCTGGTGGTCGCCGTCGACGGCGAGGTCCTAGCTGCGGTGCCGATGCCCTTGCACGGCGTCGTGTCGGACGCCTCCGCCGAGGAGGTCGAGGCCGGCATGCGGCATGCCAAGCGGGTCATCGCCGACGTTCTCGGCATCGACTTCATCAGCAACTACTACCGGCTCACGGGCTTCTTCATCCCGGGCGTGTCGCCCGAACTGCGCATGTCCGTCAAGGGGTTGCTGAAGGTCGCCTACGCCGGCGACCAGCTGAAGGTCGAGCCCATCCCGGTGGTGATCGACGGAGCGGGGCCGTCGGCATGA
- a CDS encoding amidohydrolase family protein has translation MSSVVGMGAVPADDRDALVAVALGERPADAVIRGGRLVNVYTGEVHPADVAILGDRIAAVGEVGRCLGQDTRVIEADGRYLVPGFIETHIHVGATSLTMTELARLLVPFGTAALVTDFTEAGKMRGKRAMRFFLDEANRTPLKAYFSPFYTTLMGIEGRPGASMEDLVEMLEWPECVELREWNVFAQRNDNPALAGLGRLARSYGKRLCGHLDGQAGPTLQASVAAGSLSDHEVATERELLERLRLGLAVQVRFSSGADNLGVLAALAREWVDTRNVMFATDEEDIDDLARLGHLDHRIRAAIGMGIPPVAAVQMATINAATYLGIGGDLGGIAPGRRAFVNLVDDLRRFAVTEVVAGSAVVARAGRYVGELAAPEYPGDFRDTIRLKAPPSAADFVVPAPVPSDEDGVAALVIDIRPYDVRTEALTMTLPVTAGAVTASPGLGVAKVAIAERHFASGKIGRGFVRGFGIARGAFGSSYHPGPLHLAVVGMDDHDMAVVAARVAELGGGFVAAVGGEVVAEVALPILGFLTSEPAEEVVEAFRVVKRAVRDELGGEFDGLFTGLAYLCMPGVLPDVRMTVDGPVNVRLGRDRLTVTSADAFPSPGAVGLEV, from the coding sequence ATGAGCAGCGTGGTCGGTATGGGGGCGGTCCCGGCGGACGACCGCGACGCCCTCGTCGCGGTGGCGCTCGGAGAACGGCCCGCCGACGCCGTGATCCGTGGCGGCAGGCTCGTGAACGTCTACACGGGCGAGGTACACCCGGCCGACGTGGCCATCCTCGGCGACCGGATCGCCGCCGTCGGCGAGGTAGGGCGTTGCCTCGGCCAGGACACGCGCGTAATCGAGGCGGACGGACGCTACCTGGTGCCAGGCTTCATCGAGACGCACATCCACGTGGGCGCCACCTCCCTGACCATGACGGAGCTGGCGCGCCTGCTCGTGCCGTTCGGTACCGCTGCCCTGGTCACCGACTTCACGGAGGCGGGCAAGATGCGCGGCAAGCGGGCGATGCGCTTCTTCCTCGACGAGGCGAACCGCACGCCCCTCAAGGCCTACTTCTCGCCCTTCTACACGACCCTCATGGGCATCGAGGGGCGTCCGGGCGCCAGCATGGAGGACCTCGTCGAGATGCTCGAGTGGCCGGAGTGCGTCGAGCTGCGGGAATGGAACGTCTTCGCGCAACGCAACGACAACCCCGCCCTCGCGGGGCTCGGCCGGCTCGCTCGCAGCTACGGCAAACGCCTCTGCGGGCACCTGGACGGGCAGGCCGGACCGACCCTCCAGGCGAGCGTGGCGGCCGGCAGCCTCTCCGACCACGAGGTCGCCACCGAGCGGGAGCTCTTGGAGCGGCTCCGCCTCGGGCTCGCCGTGCAGGTGCGGTTCAGCTCGGGCGCCGACAACCTCGGGGTGCTAGCGGCGCTCGCCAGGGAGTGGGTCGACACGCGCAACGTCATGTTCGCCACGGACGAGGAGGACATCGACGACCTGGCGCGCCTGGGGCATCTCGACCACCGGATCCGCGCCGCCATCGGGATGGGCATACCGCCCGTCGCGGCGGTGCAGATGGCGACCATCAACGCGGCCACCTACCTAGGGATCGGAGGCGACCTGGGCGGCATAGCGCCGGGCCGGCGCGCGTTCGTGAACCTGGTCGACGACCTGCGGCGGTTCGCGGTCACCGAGGTGGTCGCCGGCAGCGCGGTGGTGGCGCGCGCGGGTCGGTACGTAGGCGAACTCGCCGCCCCCGAGTACCCCGGCGATTTCAGGGACACGATCAGGCTGAAGGCGCCGCCGAGCGCGGCCGACTTCGTCGTCCCGGCGCCGGTCCCTTCCGACGAGGACGGCGTCGCGGCGCTCGTCATCGACATCCGGCCCTACGACGTGCGTACCGAGGCCCTGACCATGACGCTGCCCGTGACCGCTGGCGCCGTGACGGCCAGTCCGGGGCTCGGGGTGGCCAAGGTCGCCATAGCGGAGCGGCACTTCGCCAGCGGGAAGATCGGTCGCGGGTTCGTCAGGGGGTTCGGGATAGCGCGTGGCGCCTTCGGGTCCTCGTACCACCCCGGCCCCCTGCACCTCGCCGTCGTGGGCATGGACGACCACGACATGGCCGTGGTGGCCGCGCGGGTGGCCGAGCTGGGCGGCGGGTTCGTAGCGGCCGTCGGCGGGGAGGTGGTCGCCGAGGTGGCGCTGCCGATCCTGGGCTTCCTGACCTCCGAACCGGCCGAGGAGGTCGTCGAGGCGTTCCGCGTCGTCAAGCGGGCCGTTCGGGACGAGCTCGGCGGCGAGTTCGACGGTCTGTTCACCGGCCTCGCCTACCTCTGCATGCCCGGGGTGCTGCCCGACGTGCGGATGACGGTCGACGGCCCCGTGAACGTCCGGCTGGGACGAGATCGCCTGACCGTCACCTCGGCGGACGCGTTCCCGAGTCCTGGCGCGGTAGGGCTAGAGGTATGA
- a CDS encoding FadR family transcriptional regulator: MIEPLKQQRLYEKVAEKLQDLISTGELSAGDRLPNERALAEQFGVSRTVIREASKALAVKGLIEVRPGQGTFVVDATGDTLSQSFQTMLGLDPGVGSQENLVEVREILEPEIAYRAALRARPEDIRALQQAVAAMDKWMNDMPRYIQADNAFHLALAVATQNVFVPRLMASVVDVLQEHRGRIFHTDGGPARGQDHHKRILRAVEEGAPEAAREAMRSHLAQVRRDSTQPKQTAGVP, encoded by the coding sequence GTGATCGAACCACTCAAGCAACAGCGGTTGTACGAGAAGGTGGCGGAGAAGTTGCAGGACCTGATCAGCACGGGCGAGTTGTCCGCGGGGGATCGCCTGCCGAACGAGCGCGCGCTCGCGGAGCAGTTCGGCGTGAGCCGCACCGTCATCCGTGAGGCCAGTAAGGCGCTCGCGGTCAAGGGCCTCATCGAGGTCCGGCCCGGCCAGGGCACGTTCGTCGTCGACGCCACGGGGGACACCCTGTCGCAGTCGTTCCAGACCATGCTTGGCCTCGACCCGGGGGTCGGCTCCCAGGAGAACCTGGTGGAGGTGAGGGAGATCCTCGAGCCGGAGATCGCCTACCGGGCCGCTCTCAGGGCCCGGCCGGAGGACATCCGGGCGCTGCAGCAGGCCGTCGCCGCCATGGACAAGTGGATGAACGACATGCCGCGCTACATCCAGGCGGACAACGCCTTCCACCTGGCGCTGGCCGTTGCCACGCAGAACGTCTTCGTGCCGCGCCTCATGGCGTCGGTCGTCGACGTGCTGCAGGAGCACCGCGGCCGCATCTTCCACACGGACGGCGGCCCGGCTCGCGGGCAGGACCACCACAAGCGCATCCTGCGAGCCGTCGAGGAGGGCGCTCCCGAGGCGGCGCGCGAGGCGATGCGGAGTCATCTGGCGCAGGTACGTAGGGACAGCACGCAGCCCAAGCAAACCGCGGGGGTCCCGTGA
- a CDS encoding thiamine pyrophosphate-dependent dehydrogenase E1 component subunit alpha, which yields MIETKEPSTHGVPQVGAEVGSRLYKQMWRIRVFEEHANELYLAGKMPGLTHLYTGQEAVAVGVCEALERADYITSTHRGHGHCVAKGARLDLMFAELLGRSPGYNRGKGGSMHIADQENGNLGANAIVGGSAGIATGAALSAKMRGSGQVAVCFFGEGALGQGLLNEVMNMAQLWKLPVIYVCENNRYGEYTHFSETTAGTVRGRAEALGMRAFEVDGQDVIGVNELLTRLVASARTGGGPALVECHTYRYHGHHVGDINREYYRPKAEELEWRERRDPIKLFGERLVAAGLASAEELAAMQAAVREEAAAALAFALAAPFPDPSEVTLHVYA from the coding sequence GTGATCGAGACCAAGGAACCGTCCACTCACGGCGTGCCGCAGGTCGGCGCCGAGGTCGGCAGCCGCCTCTACAAGCAGATGTGGAGGATCCGCGTGTTCGAGGAGCACGCGAACGAGCTCTACCTGGCGGGCAAGATGCCCGGGCTGACGCACCTCTACACCGGTCAGGAGGCCGTCGCGGTGGGCGTCTGCGAGGCGCTGGAGCGCGCGGACTACATCACGAGCACGCACCGCGGGCACGGTCACTGCGTGGCCAAGGGCGCCAGGCTCGACCTGATGTTCGCCGAGCTCCTCGGCCGCAGTCCGGGCTACAACCGCGGCAAGGGCGGCTCGATGCACATCGCCGACCAGGAGAACGGCAACCTCGGCGCCAACGCCATCGTGGGCGGCAGCGCCGGCATCGCCACTGGCGCCGCCCTCTCGGCGAAGATGCGTGGCAGCGGCCAGGTGGCCGTCTGCTTCTTCGGGGAGGGCGCTCTCGGTCAGGGCCTGCTCAACGAAGTGATGAACATGGCTCAGCTTTGGAAGCTACCCGTCATCTACGTGTGCGAGAACAACCGCTACGGTGAGTACACGCACTTCAGCGAGACCACCGCCGGCACGGTTCGCGGCCGGGCCGAGGCGCTCGGCATGCGGGCCTTCGAGGTCGACGGGCAGGACGTCATCGGCGTCAACGAGCTGCTGACGCGGCTGGTGGCTTCCGCCAGGACCGGTGGCGGCCCGGCGCTCGTCGAGTGCCACACGTACCGCTACCACGGCCACCACGTGGGCGACATCAACCGCGAGTACTACCGGCCCAAGGCCGAGGAGCTCGAGTGGCGCGAGCGGCGCGACCCCATCAAGCTCTTCGGGGAGCGGCTCGTGGCGGCCGGTCTGGCGAGCGCCGAGGAGTTGGCCGCGATGCAGGCCGCCGTGCGTGAGGAGGCGGCCGCCGCGCTGGCCTTCGCTCTCGCCGCGCCGTTCCCGGACCCGAGCGAGGTGACGCTTCATGTCTACGCTTGA
- a CDS encoding alpha-ketoacid dehydrogenase subunit beta codes for MSTLEALIAAAPRDAARVITFSQAVREALAEEMRRDERVFIIGEDVAEAGTPFKVLSGLVEEFGPGRVIDTPISEAGFTGLAVGAAMTGMRPVVDLMFGDFLTLVMDQLVNQAAKTHYMSGGKLKVPMVLRTTLGATRRSAAQHSQSLQAWVSHVPGLIVVTPSTPYDAKGLLKTAIRNDNPVVFFEDKMGYTDKGEVPEGDYSIPFGVADVKRVGEHVTLVATSSMVQVALKAAERLEQLGISAEVVDPRTLFPLDKETLVASARKTGHAIVIDEGYERYGVTAELAAVIADGAFYHLDAPVKRLGAMDVPVPFSPTLEDVTVPTPEVVVALTKRLLAGEA; via the coding sequence ATGTCTACGCTTGAAGCCCTGATCGCCGCGGCCCCACGGGACGCCGCGCGCGTCATCACGTTCTCGCAAGCCGTGCGCGAGGCGCTCGCCGAGGAGATGCGCCGCGACGAACGCGTCTTCATCATCGGCGAGGACGTCGCGGAGGCGGGCACGCCCTTCAAGGTCCTCTCGGGTCTGGTCGAGGAGTTCGGGCCCGGCCGGGTCATAGACACGCCGATATCCGAAGCGGGCTTCACCGGCCTCGCCGTCGGCGCCGCCATGACCGGGATGCGGCCGGTCGTCGACCTGATGTTCGGCGACTTCCTCACCCTGGTCATGGACCAGCTGGTCAACCAGGCGGCCAAGACGCACTACATGTCGGGCGGGAAGCTCAAGGTGCCGATGGTGCTCCGCACGACCCTCGGCGCGACGCGGCGCTCGGCCGCGCAGCATAGTCAGAGCCTCCAGGCCTGGGTCAGCCACGTGCCGGGTCTCATCGTGGTCACCCCCTCCACGCCGTACGACGCGAAGGGGCTCCTCAAGACGGCCATCAGGAACGACAACCCGGTGGTCTTCTTCGAGGACAAGATGGGCTACACGGACAAGGGCGAAGTGCCGGAAGGCGACTACTCGATCCCCTTCGGCGTCGCCGACGTGAAGCGCGTCGGCGAGCACGTCACGCTCGTCGCCACGAGCAGCATGGTGCAGGTCGCGCTCAAGGCGGCGGAGCGGCTCGAGCAGCTCGGCATCAGCGCGGAGGTCGTCGATCCGCGGACGCTCTTCCCGCTCGACAAGGAGACCCTCGTCGCGTCGGCGAGGAAGACGGGCCACGCGATCGTCATCGACGAAGGTTACGAGCGTTACGGGGTGACGGCGGAGCTCGCCGCCGTCATAGCGGACGGCGCCTTCTACCACCTGGACGCCCCCGTGAAGCGCCTAGGCGCCATGGACGTGCCGGTGCCCTTCTCTCCCACGCTGGAGGACGTGACCGTCCCCACCCCCGAAGTAGTCGTCGCGCTCACCAAGCGGTTGCTGGCCGGAGAGGCCTGA